One region of Roseicitreum antarcticum genomic DNA includes:
- a CDS encoding head-tail joining protein, with amino-acid sequence MNVFVAAMDRIYANPSMAVAALWISATTSEEMPIRVIRRAPDRITEFGAARFVSDTMMVDVRVADLPEPRPGDLIVVGADSFTIQGEPVRDRERLIWSLDLRPT; translated from the coding sequence ATGAACGTCTTTGTTGCCGCCATGGACCGCATCTATGCCAACCCGTCCATGGCGGTGGCCGCATTGTGGATCTCGGCCACCACGTCAGAGGAAATGCCAATCCGTGTCATACGTCGCGCCCCGGACCGCATCACCGAATTCGGGGCGGCGCGCTTCGTCAGCGATACCATGATGGTAGACGTGCGCGTTGCAGACCTGCCCGAGCCCCGCCCCGGCGATCTGATCGTGGTCGGGGCCGACAGCTTCACCATCCAAGGCGAACCTGTCCGCGACCGCGAACGTCTGATCTGGTCCTTGGACCTGCGGCCAACATGA
- a CDS encoding phage portal protein, producing the protein MAFEAFRQRIGSIIGGFDAAQAHRRLRGFRASRAHVNTLIAASGDTITARARWLVRNNGYAANAVESFASNVVGDGIKPSSTIADAAKKEELQALWLAWTDDADAEGLTDFYGLQRRAAREVFLSGEVFFRIRPRRVEDGLTVPLQLQMLPAEMLPLDMNRTLPGAGLIRQGIEFDGIGRRVAYHFLRRHPGDLTDPGLTNETVRVPAADVIHVLDPVEAGQLRGVSRFAAAIVKLFTLDLYDDAELERKKIAAMFAMFITSPAPETPLEPTEEDLEVEPGQVVRLDPGEDVSTPATPDSGGTYELFQYRTLLQVAAALGIPYGYLTGDTAKGNFSNTRISLIEFRRRISALQHGVLVFQLCRAVWSRWMDVAVLSGAIDLPGYDQQRRQYQACDWLPTKWDWIDPMKDASAEILQIESGLKSRTQAISERGYDAEQVDREIAAERKRELSLGLDFRRPGSPAQGPGAASGKDDKQGDEKDDDAPEDAEDEPAPKDEP; encoded by the coding sequence ATGGCGTTTGAGGCTTTCCGCCAGCGCATCGGCAGCATCATTGGCGGGTTTGACGCGGCGCAGGCGCATCGTCGCCTGCGCGGGTTCCGGGCCAGCCGCGCGCATGTGAATACTCTGATCGCAGCCTCGGGCGACACCATCACCGCCCGTGCCCGCTGGCTGGTTCGGAACAATGGCTATGCGGCGAATGCGGTAGAAAGCTTCGCTAGCAATGTCGTCGGCGATGGGATCAAACCCTCCTCGACCATCGCCGATGCGGCCAAGAAGGAAGAATTGCAGGCGCTGTGGCTGGCCTGGACCGATGACGCTGACGCGGAAGGCCTGACCGACTTCTACGGGCTGCAGCGCCGGGCCGCCCGCGAGGTGTTCTTGTCGGGCGAGGTCTTCTTCCGCATACGGCCCCGCCGGGTGGAAGACGGCCTAACCGTTCCACTGCAACTGCAGATGCTGCCTGCCGAGATGCTGCCCTTGGACATGAACCGCACCCTACCGGGCGCAGGGCTGATCCGCCAAGGGATCGAATTCGACGGCATTGGCCGCCGCGTCGCCTATCATTTCCTGCGCCGCCATCCGGGTGATCTGACCGACCCCGGCCTCACCAATGAGACCGTCCGTGTGCCCGCCGCAGATGTGATCCATGTTCTCGACCCGGTCGAGGCAGGCCAGTTGCGCGGTGTGTCCCGCTTTGCAGCCGCAATCGTCAAGCTGTTCACGCTGGACCTCTATGACGACGCGGAACTGGAACGCAAAAAGATCGCGGCGATGTTCGCGATGTTCATCACCTCGCCTGCCCCGGAAACCCCGCTGGAACCGACTGAAGAGGATTTGGAGGTTGAGCCCGGCCAAGTGGTGCGGCTGGACCCCGGCGAGGATGTCTCGACGCCAGCCACACCGGACTCCGGCGGCACCTATGAGCTGTTCCAATACCGGACCTTGCTGCAAGTCGCGGCGGCGTTGGGCATCCCCTACGGCTACCTGACGGGCGACACCGCCAAGGGTAACTTCTCCAACACGCGTATCTCGCTGATCGAATTCCGCCGTCGCATCTCGGCCTTGCAACATGGCGTGCTGGTGTTCCAGCTCTGCCGCGCGGTGTGGTCTCGCTGGATGGACGTGGCGGTGCTGTCCGGTGCTATCGACCTGCCCGGCTATGATCAACAACGCCGCCAATATCAGGCCTGCGACTGGTTGCCGACCAAATGGGACTGGATCGATCCGATGAAGGACGCGTCCGCAGAGATCCTGCAGATCGAGTCCGGCCTGAAATCCCGCACGCAGGCGATCTCGGAACGGGGCTATGACGCCGAACAGGTCGACCGCGAGATTGCCGCCGAGCGCAAACGCGAATTGTCACTGGGTCTCGACTTCCGGCGTCCAGGATCCCCGGCACAGGGGCCGGGCGCTGCCAGCGGCAAGGATGACAAACAGGGCGACGAAAAGGACGACGATGCGCCGGAAGATGCCGAAGACGAACCTGCCCCCAAGGATGAACCGTGA
- a CDS encoding S49 family peptidase, whose amino-acid sequence MHHAQIAQRAFNTPLMVDPAKALAFLSGLGPRITGQEITFHGLEIDASEQTAAAMPARASLFGNDLAQRHQRNGSQPYALIDGIAVIEIAGTLVHRGAWIGQSSGLTSYEGIAAQLQAALIDPGVRGIALDIDSFGGEVAGAFDLADRIRAARLQKPVHAFVAEHALSAGYVLASQADRIVLPRTGVVGSIGVVALHTDMSGALDQKGIAVTMIHAGAHKIDANPYQPLPEAVHDQMQRELEVVRFLFAETVAAGRGDRLTHTAALATEAAVFRGANAIAAGLADDLADPVTAFRSFSAAPRGTTPPSRKGPQMTTSTDTPNPAPTAVANPTQTTTTAAPTMPVSSVAVAPNPVSMSADAVRIEAAEVAQVCAQAARLGVQIDAADAVSRGLKPEALRARVLADLAARSDAAGIIATAPAAAAAKDSPIIAAAKKAATDAKR is encoded by the coding sequence ATGCACCACGCCCAGATCGCCCAGCGCGCCTTCAACACACCCCTGATGGTGGACCCAGCCAAGGCGCTGGCGTTTCTGTCCGGGCTGGGGCCTCGCATTACCGGACAGGAAATCACCTTCCATGGGCTGGAAATCGACGCTTCGGAGCAAACAGCGGCCGCCATGCCTGCCCGCGCCTCTTTGTTCGGAAATGACCTCGCCCAGCGCCACCAGCGCAACGGCAGCCAACCCTATGCCTTGATCGACGGCATTGCCGTGATCGAAATTGCGGGCACACTTGTGCACCGTGGTGCATGGATCGGGCAATCCTCGGGTCTGACCTCTTATGAGGGCATCGCTGCCCAGCTTCAGGCAGCGTTGATCGATCCCGGCGTTCGCGGCATTGCGTTGGACATCGACAGCTTCGGTGGCGAGGTCGCTGGCGCCTTCGATCTGGCCGACCGCATTCGGGCGGCGCGATTGCAGAAGCCGGTCCACGCCTTTGTCGCCGAACATGCGCTATCGGCTGGCTACGTTCTGGCATCCCAGGCCGACCGCATCGTCCTGCCTCGCACCGGGGTGGTCGGCAGTATCGGCGTGGTCGCTCTGCACACCGATATGAGCGGAGCGCTGGATCAAAAGGGCATCGCCGTCACCATGATCCATGCGGGCGCGCACAAGATCGACGCCAATCCGTACCAGCCGCTGCCGGAGGCGGTACACGACCAGATGCAGCGCGAGCTGGAGGTGGTCCGCTTTCTCTTCGCGGAAACCGTTGCTGCAGGGCGCGGGGATCGTCTGACCCATACCGCCGCACTTGCCACCGAAGCGGCCGTGTTTCGCGGTGCCAATGCCATCGCGGCCGGTCTTGCCGACGATCTCGCCGATCCCGTCACCGCCTTTCGTTCCTTCTCCGCCGCGCCCCGCGGCACCACTCCCCCCAGCAGAAAGGGTCCACAGATGACCACGTCCACCGATACACCGAACCCGGCACCGACAGCCGTCGCAAATCCCACACAGACGACAACGACGGCCGCACCAACGATGCCCGTGTCGTCGGTTGCAGTGGCACCCAATCCGGTTTCGATGTCAGCCGACGCAGTTCGCATTGAAGCAGCCGAGGTCGCGCAGGTCTGCGCGCAGGCCGCCCGGCTCGGGGTCCAAATCGACGCGGCTGACGCGGTCTCGCGTGGCTTGAAGCCTGAAGCCCTTCGCGCCCGCGTCCTGGCCGATCTGGCCGCCCGCAGCGATGCCGCTGGCATCATCGCCACCGCCCCGGCTGCAGCGGCTGCAAAAGACAGCCCGATCATCGCAGCTGCCAAAAAGGCTGCAACCGACGCCAAGCGCTGA
- a CDS encoding phage terminase large subunit family protein has protein sequence MSDSTSKPSPISGSASDSDNTASDDLTADLDLGFDGAEDILRSWRKGMRPDPDLTVSEWADAHRWLSSRAAAEPGRYRTARAPYLREIMDALSPRHPAQRISFMKAAQVGATEAGNNWIGFVIHHAPGPMLAVLPTVEMAKRTSRGRLDPLISESPVLRALVNPARSRDAGNSMLSKEFQGGILVLTGANSATGLRSMPARYIFLDEVDAYPASADEEGDPVTLAEARTTTFSHRRKVFMVSTPTIRGISRIEREYEASDQRRYFVPCPHCGAMQWLQFERLRWDKGRPDTASYHCEGCEKPIAEHHKTQMLAAGEWRATATSVDPHSIGFHISALYSPLGWKSWQQIGRDWLAAQGSEEMLRAARNTLLGETWVESGDAPEWQRLAERREAYGGVQVPVGGLFLTAGVDVQKDRIEVDVWAWGRDRTSWLVDHIVIAGGPDDPQCWDKLTALLGRTWACANGAVMLIGKLAIDTGYEAPAVYAWARKQGFDQVSPIKGLEGFNRATPVSGPTFVDATIGGKRLRRGARLWSVATATFKTETYRFLRLERPSDEDRALGVCDAPGTVHLPDWIDTEWLKQLVAEQLVTVRNKRGYSHPEWQKMRERNEALDCRVYARAAAWILGADRWDEATWRRLEEQAGVETKPQMLAAIPAATDAPTAPKAGKPTTPRRKRRAYTPNFMRD, from the coding sequence ATGTCAGACAGCACCTCGAAGCCCTCGCCGATCTCCGGGTCAGCCTCGGATAGCGACAACACGGCCAGCGATGACCTGACCGCAGACCTCGATCTGGGGTTTGACGGGGCCGAGGATATCTTGCGCAGCTGGCGCAAAGGCATGCGCCCGGATCCTGATCTGACGGTGTCGGAATGGGCGGATGCGCATCGCTGGCTGTCCTCGCGTGCTGCGGCCGAGCCGGGACGATATCGCACCGCGCGAGCGCCCTATCTGCGCGAAATCATGGATGCGCTGTCGCCCCGCCACCCGGCGCAGCGCATCTCGTTCATGAAAGCGGCGCAGGTTGGGGCGACCGAGGCTGGCAACAACTGGATTGGCTTTGTGATCCACCACGCGCCGGGTCCGATGCTGGCGGTGCTGCCGACGGTGGAAATGGCCAAGCGTACCTCGCGCGGGCGGCTCGACCCCTTGATCTCGGAAAGTCCGGTGCTGCGTGCACTGGTCAATCCGGCTCGCTCGCGCGATGCGGGCAATTCGATGCTCTCGAAGGAATTCCAAGGCGGCATCCTGGTGCTGACCGGCGCAAATTCTGCGACAGGTCTGCGGTCAATGCCTGCGCGGTACATCTTTCTCGACGAGGTTGACGCCTATCCGGCCTCTGCCGACGAGGAAGGCGATCCGGTCACACTGGCCGAGGCCCGCACCACCACCTTCTCGCATCGGCGCAAGGTGTTCATGGTCTCGACCCCGACGATCCGGGGCATCAGCCGGATCGAGCGGGAATACGAGGCATCCGATCAGCGTCGGTACTTCGTGCCCTGCCCACATTGCGGCGCGATGCAGTGGCTGCAGTTTGAGAGGCTGCGCTGGGACAAAGGACGGCCCGACACGGCGTCCTACCATTGCGAGGGCTGCGAGAAGCCCATCGCCGAGCATCACAAGACGCAGATGCTGGCGGCAGGAGAGTGGCGGGCGACGGCGACCTCAGTTGATCCGCATTCCATCGGCTTCCACATCTCGGCGCTCTATTCGCCGCTGGGCTGGAAAAGCTGGCAACAGATCGGGCGGGACTGGCTGGCTGCACAGGGTTCAGAAGAGATGCTGCGCGCCGCGCGCAACACCCTGCTGGGCGAAACTTGGGTCGAAAGTGGCGACGCGCCGGAATGGCAGCGGCTGGCAGAACGGCGCGAAGCCTATGGTGGTGTGCAGGTCCCTGTCGGTGGTCTGTTCCTGACCGCCGGTGTCGATGTGCAGAAGGACCGCATCGAAGTCGACGTCTGGGCCTGGGGCCGGGACAGGACAAGCTGGTTGGTCGATCACATCGTCATCGCGGGCGGTCCCGACGATCCGCAGTGCTGGGATAAGCTGACCGCGCTGCTTGGACGGACTTGGGCCTGTGCCAATGGTGCTGTGATGTTGATCGGCAAGCTGGCGATCGACACCGGCTATGAAGCCCCGGCGGTTTACGCGTGGGCGCGGAAACAGGGGTTCGACCAGGTTTCGCCAATCAAAGGGCTGGAAGGCTTCAACCGGGCCACGCCGGTGTCGGGGCCGACCTTTGTCGATGCGACCATCGGCGGCAAACGTCTGCGGCGGGGCGCGCGCCTGTGGTCTGTGGCCACGGCGACGTTCAAAACCGAGACCTACCGTTTCCTGCGGTTGGAACGTCCCTCGGACGAAGATCGGGCGTTGGGCGTCTGTGATGCTCCCGGCACCGTGCATCTGCCCGACTGGATCGACACCGAATGGCTGAAGCAGTTGGTGGCGGAACAGCTCGTCACCGTGCGCAACAAGCGCGGCTACAGCCACCCCGAATGGCAGAAAATGCGCGAGCGCAACGAGGCGCTGGACTGCCGGGTTTATGCCCGGGCGGCGGCGTGGATCCTCGGGGCTGATCGCTGGGACGAGGCGACCTGGCGGCGGCTGGAAGAACAGGCCGGGGTCGAGACCAAGCCTCAGATGCTCGCAGCCATACCTGCAGCGACAGATGCCCCGACCGCGCCCAAGGCCGGAAAACCAACGACGCCACGGCGGAAACGCCGGGCTTACACACCAAACTTCATGAGGGATTGA
- a CDS encoding head decoration protein: protein MPVLTEQPSMGDVLKYEVNPNYTREVITLLIGMPYPVGSVLGRITASGKYKLATSGGADGAQTATAVLLYAVDATLADATGIVVARGPSIVSRAGLAYDGTVDDAPKITTKLGQLAAVGIIARDGV from the coding sequence ATGCCCGTCCTGACGGAACAGCCCAGCATGGGCGATGTCCTCAAATATGAGGTCAACCCGAACTACACCCGCGAAGTCATCACCCTGTTGATTGGCATGCCCTATCCGGTCGGCTCGGTCCTCGGGCGCATCACAGCCAGCGGCAAATACAAGCTGGCCACCAGCGGTGGCGCAGACGGTGCGCAAACCGCCACGGCCGTCTTGCTCTATGCCGTCGACGCCACGCTTGCCGATGCCACTGGCATTGTGGTCGCGCGCGGCCCCTCGATCGTGTCGCGCGCAGGTCTGGCCTACGACGGCACCGTCGATGACGCACCGAAGATCACCACCAAGCTCGGCCAGCTTGCGGCCGTCGGCATCATCGCCCGCGACGGCGTCTGA
- a CDS encoding DUF3489 domain-containing protein, producing the protein MTKLTETQTIILSAGAQRPENIALPLPKGLHGAAAKMAVTKMMERGWLQEVDANLRRNEPLWRETGDGHGTTLVVTDAGLLAIGIEPVVVKTLVAIREHAAKATPPKPPTLRPGTKQAMLIEMLQTDKGATIAEIVAATDWMSHTARGVISGVLKKKLGLAITATKVDGRGSVYRIG; encoded by the coding sequence ATGACGAAACTCACCGAAACCCAGACTATCATCCTCAGTGCCGGGGCCCAGCGCCCCGAGAACATTGCCCTGCCGCTGCCGAAGGGGTTGCACGGTGCAGCGGCGAAGATGGCCGTCACCAAGATGATGGAACGCGGCTGGCTGCAGGAGGTCGACGCCAACCTGCGCCGGAATGAACCGCTCTGGCGCGAAACCGGCGATGGGCACGGCACGACGCTGGTGGTCACCGATGCCGGGTTGCTGGCCATCGGGATCGAACCGGTGGTCGTCAAGACCTTGGTCGCCATCCGCGAACATGCCGCAAAGGCAACGCCACCGAAGCCGCCGACCCTGCGCCCCGGAACCAAGCAGGCGATGTTGATCGAGATGCTGCAGACCGATAAGGGTGCCACCATCGCCGAAATCGTCGCAGCGACCGACTGGATGTCGCACACGGCGAGGGGCGTGATTTCCGGGGTGCTGAAGAAGAAACTGGGGTTGGCGATCACTGCGACGAAGGTCGACGGCAGGGGATCGGTGTATCGGATCGGCTGA
- a CDS encoding phage head-tail joining protein, which translates to MDLERMRALLAALQEARYAGVRSVSYDGKSINYGSDAELANAIADLEGRIATANSGRPRRRRWGTVASKGL; encoded by the coding sequence ATGGATCTGGAACGGATGCGCGCCTTGCTGGCGGCACTGCAGGAAGCGCGCTACGCGGGCGTCCGCTCGGTCAGCTATGACGGCAAATCGATCAACTATGGCTCGGACGCGGAACTGGCGAATGCGATTGCCGATCTGGAAGGTCGGATTGCCACGGCCAATTCTGGCAGGCCACGACGCCGCCGCTGGGGCACTGTCGCCTCGAAGGGTCTGTGA
- a CDS encoding site-specific DNA-methyltransferase, whose product MMMQPDRIEHWPLARIKPYARNAKTHDVDQVAKLAASMAEFGWTVPVLVAADGELIAGHGRILAAAHLGLPEAPVIVLGHLTEAQRRAYRIADNKLTELGGWDEALLLQELQALLAEDFDLGLIGIPEDELDALLADADDRPAISDDDADAIPEPPTEPITKPGDIWALGKHRLCCGDATDPAAVARLMQSELATLMFTSPPYAQQRDYGAAKEKVGDWDGLMQGVFTAAPVTAEAQLLINLGLVHRDSEWQPYWEGWVEWMRKSGWRRFGWYVWDQGPGLPGDWNGRLAPSHEFIFHFNRAPRKPHKTVPSKHAGETLGGGGLRGADGTVHAKTGTGNAIQSHRIPDSVFRIMRHKGGLGAAGSHPAVFPVALVEAVLTAFSDPGDMIYEPFCGSGTQLVGAERAGRRCFAMELDPVYCDVAVRRWEMATGRVATVVPK is encoded by the coding sequence ATGATGATGCAACCTGACCGGATTGAGCACTGGCCCCTCGCCCGCATCAAACCCTACGCCCGCAACGCCAAAACCCACGATGTCGACCAGGTCGCCAAGCTCGCTGCCAGCATGGCCGAGTTCGGCTGGACCGTGCCGGTGCTGGTCGCGGCCGACGGGGAGTTGATCGCGGGTCACGGTCGCATCCTGGCCGCCGCACACCTGGGACTGCCCGAGGCCCCGGTGATCGTTCTGGGCCATTTGACCGAGGCGCAGCGCCGGGCCTATCGCATCGCTGACAATAAGTTAACCGAGCTTGGCGGCTGGGATGAAGCCCTTCTCTTGCAGGAACTGCAGGCGCTTCTGGCAGAGGATTTCGATCTCGGGCTGATCGGGATCCCCGAGGATGAACTGGACGCTCTGCTGGCAGACGCCGACGACCGCCCGGCGATTTCCGACGACGACGCCGATGCTATCCCCGAACCACCTACTGAGCCCATCACCAAGCCGGGCGATATCTGGGCGCTGGGCAAGCATCGGCTGTGCTGCGGCGACGCAACGGATCCTGCCGCCGTGGCCAGATTGATGCAGAGCGAACTGGCCACGCTGATGTTCACTTCGCCACCCTACGCCCAGCAGCGCGACTATGGCGCGGCCAAGGAAAAAGTCGGCGATTGGGATGGGTTGATGCAGGGCGTCTTCACCGCAGCACCGGTCACCGCCGAGGCGCAACTGCTGATCAACCTTGGCCTCGTCCACCGCGACAGTGAATGGCAACCCTACTGGGAAGGATGGGTCGAATGGATGCGCAAATCTGGCTGGCGACGGTTTGGCTGGTATGTCTGGGATCAGGGGCCGGGCCTGCCGGGAGACTGGAACGGCCGCCTGGCCCCGTCGCACGAGTTCATTTTCCACTTCAACCGCGCTCCCCGCAAACCGCACAAAACTGTCCCGTCCAAACACGCAGGCGAGACCCTTGGCGGCGGTGGGCTGCGCGGGGCCGACGGCACCGTCCATGCCAAGACCGGCACCGGGAACGCAATCCAGAGCCACCGCATCCCGGACTCGGTGTTCCGGATCATGCGCCACAAAGGCGGGCTGGGCGCTGCCGGATCGCACCCGGCCGTGTTCCCGGTTGCACTGGTCGAGGCAGTGCTGACGGCGTTTTCGGATCCCGGCGACATGATCTATGAGCCGTTCTGCGGTTCCGGCACCCAACTGGTCGGCGCAGAACGCGCTGGACGGCGCTGTTTCGCGATGGAGCTGGACCCGGTCTATTGCGACGTCGCGGTGCGGCGGTGGGAGATGGCGACGGGGAGGGTGGCAACGGTCGTCCCAAAGTGA
- a CDS encoding major capsid protein, producing MTLVRNPFDAGGYSLAEMTQAINILPNLYTRLGQIGLFRFEGVSQRSVIIEQYEGVLNLLPSVPLGGPATVGTREGRSMRSFALPWIPHDDVILPGDIQGQPALGVFDGADPLVEVMNRKLQLMRRKHAQTREYMEMNALRGIVKDGAGATLYNYFTEFGLAQISVDFVLGTPGTNVQGKVREVLRAMEDNLLGESMNDVHALVSREFFDKLIAHPKTEEAYKFYAATGAQPLRQDVRRNFPFAGIVFEEYSGTVTLSTKATERLVPASEGIAFPLGTMDTFTTYGGPANLLEAANTMGLPLYARQHLDEKGRWIDLMTEASILPVNKRPRIAIRIHTSN from the coding sequence ATGACCCTTGTCCGCAATCCCTTTGACGCTGGCGGCTATTCGCTGGCCGAGATGACGCAGGCCATCAATATCCTGCCCAACCTCTACACCCGCCTCGGCCAGATCGGCCTCTTTCGCTTCGAGGGCGTCAGCCAGCGCTCGGTGATCATCGAGCAGTATGAGGGTGTGCTGAACCTGCTGCCCTCGGTGCCTCTGGGCGGTCCCGCCACTGTCGGCACTCGGGAGGGCCGGTCCATGCGGTCCTTCGCGCTGCCGTGGATCCCGCATGATGACGTCATCCTGCCCGGCGACATCCAAGGCCAACCGGCGCTGGGCGTTTTCGATGGCGCCGACCCGCTGGTCGAGGTGATGAACCGCAAATTGCAGCTGATGCGCCGCAAGCATGCCCAGACCCGCGAATACATGGAAATGAACGCGCTGCGCGGCATTGTCAAAGACGGCGCCGGGGCCACCCTCTACAACTACTTCACCGAGTTTGGTCTGGCGCAAATCTCGGTCGACTTTGTGCTGGGCACACCTGGCACCAATGTTCAGGGCAAGGTCCGCGAGGTCTTGCGGGCGATGGAGGACAACCTGCTGGGCGAAAGCATGAACGATGTGCATGCCCTCGTCAGCCGGGAATTCTTCGACAAGCTGATCGCGCATCCGAAGACCGAGGAAGCCTACAAGTTCTACGCCGCGACCGGCGCGCAGCCGTTGCGCCAGGATGTGCGGCGCAACTTCCCCTTCGCGGGCATCGTGTTCGAGGAATATTCGGGCACCGTCACACTTTCCACGAAGGCGACCGAACGGCTGGTCCCCGCCAGTGAAGGCATCGCCTTTCCGCTGGGTACAATGGACACCTTCACCACATATGGCGGCCCGGCCAACCTGCTGGAGGCAGCGAACACCATGGGCTTGCCCCTCTATGCCCGCCAGCATCTGGATGAAAAGGGGCGCTGGATTGACCTGATGACCGAGGCCTCGATCCTGCCGGTGAACAAGCGGCCGCGCATCGCGATCCGCATTCACACCTCGAACTGA
- a CDS encoding DUF6441 family protein, producing MRLRIEINPDIAALMQAEIAAGEKAVSSAMREAGTSLKSAWRGQITGAGLGTRLANSIRLASFPKSGESLNAAALVWSNAPVIVGAHDTGPLIRSKNGFWLAIPTPAAGKSTRGGRITPGEWERRTGLRLRFIYRRRGPSLLVAEGRLNSKGRAVASKSKTGRGMATVPIFLLVPQVKLRKRLDLARDAERAVDGVPGLIVANWVERKLGK from the coding sequence ATGAGGCTCAGGATCGAGATTAATCCGGACATCGCCGCTTTGATGCAGGCTGAGATTGCTGCTGGCGAAAAAGCAGTGTCCTCCGCCATGCGCGAGGCTGGCACCTCTCTGAAATCCGCCTGGCGCGGCCAGATCACCGGCGCAGGGCTGGGTACCCGGCTTGCCAACTCGATCCGCCTCGCCAGCTTCCCGAAATCGGGCGAAAGCCTGAACGCGGCGGCGCTGGTCTGGTCAAATGCCCCGGTGATTGTCGGTGCGCATGACACTGGGCCGCTGATCCGCTCGAAGAACGGGTTCTGGCTGGCGATCCCCACCCCAGCGGCGGGCAAATCCACGCGCGGCGGCCGGATTACCCCCGGCGAATGGGAGCGCCGCACTGGCCTGCGCCTGCGCTTCATCTATCGCCGCAGAGGGCCAAGTCTGCTGGTGGCCGAGGGGAGGCTGAATTCGAAAGGCCGGGCTGTCGCGTCAAAGTCCAAGACCGGGCGCGGCATGGCCACTGTCCCGATTTTCCTGTTGGTGCCGCAGGTCAAGTTGCGAAAGCGGCTGGATCTGGCGCGGGATGCGGAACGGGCGGTCGACGGCGTGCCGGGCCTGATCGTGGCAAACTGGGTGGAGCGGAAGCTTGGAAAATGA
- a CDS encoding DUF6900 domain-containing protein, with the protein MAKRKPTPEAAREALILDIAQRRFFIETLETRNRDRLDFHDVAVWAIRDALEEAFEAGRSTGTGAATQP; encoded by the coding sequence ATGGCCAAACGCAAACCCACCCCCGAGGCCGCCCGCGAAGCTTTGATCCTCGATATCGCCCAGCGCCGGTTCTTCATCGAAACGCTGGAGACCCGCAATCGCGACCGGCTCGACTTCCATGATGTGGCCGTCTGGGCGATCCGCGATGCGCTGGAAGAGGCCTTTGAAGCTGGCCGCAGCACTGGCACTGGCGCCGCAACCCAACCCTGA
- a CDS encoding nitroreductase family protein — MPEKTARTDHPIHAILASRWSPRAFSFQLLDNETIASMFDAARWSPSANNLQPWAFVYTVRGTQDFDVLCGCLKESNALWACNAAILVLALERPSKPDGSPNAHARYDLGQAVAHMTFQASALGLHVHQMAGFDAARACASLGIPADLLAVTILAIGHLGEPSSLPATLQEKELATRSRNPVSAFVHTGRWPNHVV, encoded by the coding sequence ATGCCAGAGAAAACTGCAAGAACGGATCACCCGATCCACGCCATACTGGCTTCAAGATGGAGCCCGCGGGCTTTCTCATTCCAGCTTCTCGACAACGAGACCATCGCTTCGATGTTCGATGCGGCACGTTGGTCTCCATCCGCGAACAACCTCCAGCCGTGGGCATTCGTCTATACGGTCCGAGGCACGCAGGATTTTGATGTGCTTTGCGGATGCCTAAAGGAGTCGAATGCACTGTGGGCCTGCAATGCCGCCATTTTGGTGCTTGCGCTCGAACGTCCATCAAAACCGGATGGCAGTCCGAATGCCCATGCCCGTTACGATCTCGGCCAGGCAGTTGCACATATGACATTTCAGGCGTCTGCCCTGGGGCTCCACGTTCATCAGATGGCCGGCTTCGATGCTGCGCGCGCGTGTGCGTCACTCGGCATTCCGGCTGACCTTCTGGCGGTGACGATCCTCGCTATCGGCCATCTCGGTGAACCATCGAGCTTGCCCGCAACATTGCAGGAGAAGGAACTTGCGACTCGCAGCAGAAACCCGGTCAGTGCATTTGTCCATACCGGTCGCTGGCCGAACCATGTGGTTTGA